CCGTGCCGGCGTGGGAGCAGTACCAGTCATGGACAGACCCCTGGCCGAACATCGGCCCGGGCGGCTACGCGTACACCGGTGTTCCCGAAGATTCCCACCCCGGCCGCGACCGGCCGTGGCACGAGTACCTCATCCCGGCACAGGAGCTGGAGGCGGCCATTGAAGCCTCCGGACGCACCCTGGCCGGCACCATGGCCTCCGAAGCGCTGCGCATTGCCGCCTGGCGCCCCCGGATGGGCGCGGAGACTGACGACAAGACCATTCCCCACGAGCTGGACCTGATCCGCACCGCCGTTCACCTGGCCAAGGGTTGCTACAAGGGCCAGGAAACGGTGGCACGGGTGCACAACCTCGGGCATCCGCCCCGCCGGCTGGTGTTCCTGCAGCTGGACGGCTCGCAGCACACCCTTCCCGCGCCCGGCAGCGCCGTGCTGCTGGGGGAGCGGAAAGTGGGCACCGTGACCTCCGTGGCCCAGCACTACGAGATGGGCGCAGTGGCCCTGGCGGTGGTGAAGCGCTCCGCGGACCCGGCCGCAGAACTTGTGGTGGACGACGACGGCGAGCCCTACGCCGCCGCGCAGGAAATCATTGTTGCGCCCGACGCCGGGCAGGTTGTCGGGCGTGCCGGTGGTTTCCTCCGCCCGCCCCGGCCATAGCCGGAATCAGATACAGCCGGATTCAGACACAGCCGGAATCAGATACAGCCGGATTCAGACACAGCCGGATTCAGATACAGCCGCGCTTAGTGGCAAGACGCTAGACCGACAGATCGCTTCAGAGGAGATCCAAGATGACCCCGGAACCCCGCCCAGAGATTGACGACGACATCATTGAGCTTGCGGGTTTGGTGTTCGACGCGGCGCGGGCCGGCGATACGGACGGGATCCGGGGCTATTTGGACGCCGGCGTGCCGGTGAATCTCACCAACGGTTCCGGCGACACGCTGGTGATGCTGGCGTCCTATCACGGCCATGAAGAGCTGACCGCCCTGCTGGTGGAGCGGGGCGCGGATGTGAACACGCAGAATGACCGGGGCCAGACCCCGCTCGCGGGTGCCGTGTTCAAGGGCTACACCGGTATCTTCTGCATCCTGTTGGAAGGGGGAGCGGACCCGGACTCCGGCTCGCCCAGTGCACGGGAAACGGCGGGGTTCTTTAAGCGGCAGGAAATGCTGGACCTGCTGCCCTAACTCCGGCCGGGCGGCGGCTAAGCCGAAAGCTGGACTTCGGAACAGACACCGACGGCCACAAATCCGGCACCGGCCGCGGTGCGGGCGGCTCCGAGATTATCCACCGGCGCACGGTACTGCGGGATCAGCCCCGCTGCCATGGCCTCTTCCACCGCCACTGAGGTGATGTAGCGTCCCAAGCCGCGGCGCCTGGCGTCCGGCATGGTGAGCGTGCTGATGTCCGCCAGGATGCCGTTCCGGATGGTGTACCCGGCTCCGGCCAGGGGGGCCGGTTCCTCGGCGCTGTCATCAACCAGGATGAACAGCTGCTCCTTCTCCGCCAACCCGGCCTCCGCGACGTCGTCGGGCGGGCAGCGGCGCTCGAGCTGAACCGCAAACTCCTGGTCCTCGGCAACCGCCATGTCGTCGGCGGGCTCCACCGGTCCGGGGAAGGAATCAGCGAAGCACAGCCGGTCGGATCCGACCGTCCGCCCGCCGTACTCCACTGAAAGACTGGCAAGGGCAGTCTGCCGGCTCAGCTCATCGGCGCTTTTGCCGCGCGCACGGTCTGCGGCCCAGCCCGGGCCGCAGAACACCTCGCGTCCGAACAGGCGCACAAATTTCACCTGCCGTGACTGTTCCTGGACGCTGTAGATGCGGCTGCCGTCCCCGGCTCCGGCCAGGGCATCGTCGGCCAGCCCCAGCCCGCGGGACCAGGCGAGCTGGATGATCGCAATTGTTCCCGGATCCAAATTCATACGTTTCAAACTACACCGCGCCCCTCGCCCGCCGACGAATCCAGCCGCCGAATTTAGCCGAAGAGGATGGACGCCTCGTCGTAGCGGCGCTGCGGCACGGTCTTGAGGTTATCCAGCGCCTTTTCGAAGCCCACGTGCACAATGTCGGTGCCGTGCAGGGAGACCATGGTGCCCCAGAGCCCGTCGATCACGGAGTCGATGGCCGCCATGCCCAGCCGGGTTGCGAGCACGCGGTCGTAGGCCGTGGGGACTCCGCCGCGCTGGATGTGGCCCAGCACGGTGGCGCGGGTTTCGATTCCGGTCCGGGCTTCGATTTCCGGTGCCAGCAGCTCTCCGATGCCGCCCAGCCGCGGCCGGCCGAAAGCATCCAGTCCTCGTTCGGAATGCGGGGACTCCATATCGGTGGTGACAAACCCCTCAGCCACGACCACCAGCGGTGCACGGCCGCGGTCGCGGGCCTGGGTCACCCATTCGGCGATCTGGTCCAGGCTCTGCGGGTTTTCCGGAATCAGGATGGCATGTGCTCCGGCGGCCATCCCGGAATGCAGCGCGATCCAACCGACGTGGCGGCCCATAACCTCTGCCACCATGCAGCGGTGGTGGGATTCGCCGGTGGTCCGCAGCCGGTCGATCGCTTCGGTGGCGATCTGGACGGCGGTGTCGAAGCCGAAGGTGTAGTCGGTGGCATCCAGATCGTTGTCCACAGTCTTGGGCACACCAACAATGTTCAATCCCGCGTCGGTAAGCCGCTGTGCGGCAGCGAGGGTGCCTTCACCCCCGATGGCGATGATCGCATCGACACCCAGCCGGTCCATCGTGGCCTTGATTTTCTCCGGGCCTCCATTGGGGCCGTCGAAGGGGTTGGTGCGGGACGTGCCCAGAATGGTTCCACCCTGTTTGGAAATGCCGCGGACGCTGGTCCGGGGAAGGTCGATGATGTCGCCGTCCACGACTCCGCGCCAGCCGTCCAGGAATCCCACGAACTCCTGGTCATGAACCTTGATCCCCTTCAGGACAGCACCGCGGATCACTGCGTTGAGTCCGGGGCAGTCGCCCCCGCTGGTTAGGATACCGATCTTCATGAGTGAAACCTCTGGTTCGTTTGGCGGGGCTGCTGGATCTTCAGCCTCGATTCTAGCCATCGCCGGTGCCCGGGCCACTGCCGGGGGCGCGCATTAAGGCTGCGGGACCGTGATTGGCTGCGGAACTCCGCCCTGAAAGGCTCGTGTTATGAAGCGTTAACGGTTGCCGATCCAGCGTTCCAGGACGATGCTTCCGTCCGATTTGGGCAGCAGCAGCCATGCCGCGAGGTAGGTCCAGACGCCCACAAAGGGCAGGAGGAAACTGATCAGGACCACTATCCGGACCACTGAGACGTCCCAGCCGAAGTGCTGTGCGATGCCGGCGCAAACACCTCCCGCCCACCCCTTGGTCCGGTGAATGGGCGAGGAACGCAGAATGCTGAAAAATCGGTTCATGGTTTTAGCCTGCCTGTTCGGTGCATGGTTTAGGAGCGGTTCCGCCCCGGGTGAAATGAGCACTGCGTTTGGTGCCCTCGAAGTTGGTACTGGGGTTGCATGGCTCGGGAAGCTGGTCAGCTGTTTTTGCGGTTCCGCTTGCCCAGGGCGGAAATCGCGCCGCCGACGAGCAGGGCGGTGCCGGTGCCCAGCGTTAATCCGAGCAGGACCACCAGCGGGTCAAACGCGATGTCCGTCAGCAGCCATGCCAGCAGCAGGATGCCGGCGGCGGTGAGGAGCAGGCCCCACACAATGGTGCTGGTCCGTGCCGGCCTGCGGCCTTCATCGGCGGCGGGGAAGCGGGCATCGGAAGTGGGCGAAGTGTTCATCGTTCGAGGTCGCTTTCATTCACGGTCACCAGCACGTTGCTGGCGAATCCCTTCACATGCACCACAAGCGGGTCTGTGCCTGTTCCATTGAGTTTCCGCTCCGAACTGCGCCATATGCTTCCGGACTCGGTGACAGAATCGCCGTCGTTGATCGCCACATTGCCGGCCAGCATGTCGGTGCGGACCAGGACGGGAATGTCATTGGGCACCAGGATGGTCATATCACTTGCAGCGACGGTCACCGGTACTTCCACGGAGGACCGGCCTGCGTCGGACAGATACCGCAGGTCAAGCTCTCCATCGCCGGCGGCGAGCGCATAACCGCCGGTGGCCGGCTGGGTGCTGTCCGGTGCCCAGTCCGCCTGATTGGCGACGACGACGTTGGCATAGCTTCCAATGCCGCTTCCGGTGGCGGCGGCAGACACCACGACGACGACGGCGGTCAGGCCCAGAACTCCCGAGGAACGGCCCATGGCGCCGAGCACCACAATGGCCAGTCCGTTGACCACTGCTGCGCCGGCCAGCGCCACGCCAACGGGTGAGCCCACATTCATCACGCCGGTGTAGTCCAAGGTCAGGATGATCCCCGCGGTGAGCAGGACCGCACCAAGAACGAGGGCCACCTCGGCGCCCCCGGGGCTGGTCCGCCGGTGCATGGTGCCGGGCCGTGCGTCGCGGTCCGGCGCACCCCCGTACCCGCCGGAGCCGGGTTGGGCTGGATACGAAGGACGCGCAGGATACGCCGGCGTCGGATAAGCCGGCCCGGGGCCCGCCGGAGCGGATCCTGTCGAACCGGGACCTGTCGAACCGGATCCGGTCGAACCGGGACCTGTCGAACCGAAGCCCGACGGCGCCGGATAAGTGCCCGCAGGATATACGGTTCCGGCGGATTTGCCCCCGGTCGACCCGGCGCTGACGCCGTTGCGGGAACGGGTCGACAGCCAATAGATCAGGAAGCCAACGCCAGCCACCCAGAAGAGGGGCCAGAAGAAGAAGCCGCCGAACCATCCGTCGTCGGCCCACCACAGGCTTGGTCCGGCCCCCAGGATGATGGCCGTTAGTGCGCCGGTGGTGCCCGTTGTCCAGGTTCCGCGCAGGGCTTCCTCAGCGTGGATGCGTCCGTCCGGTTCGGGGAGGAAAGCCCAGGCCAGCCCGTAGAGCAGCAGGCCGACTCCGAACAGGGCCAGGACCACAAACAGTCCGCGGACCAGTATGGGATCCAGGCCAATGCGGGAGGCCGTGCCGGAGGCTACTCCGCCGATCCAGCGGTCACCGCCGCGCACGACGCCCAGGGAGCGGACCCAGGTGAAAAACCCGCCCGGCCGTTGCTCCGTTCCGGTGCCGGGAGTTGGTTCGCTCTCCGGCCCCGGTATCCGGTGGGATCCGGCGGCGGTGGCATGCGGGGGCAGGGGCTGGGTGGGAGCACCGTGGGACGGCAATGGTTCGGTGGGTGCGCCGGAGGTTTCGGCGGCGGGCAGCCGGTCGTTTCCGGCCGGATCGGGTTCTGAGGGGAGCGGGGTCATGATTCAATTCTGTCGGCGAACCGGCGGGAAAGAATCGGGAACTCCCCTGAGGCAACCCTGAGTCAGCCCTGAAAAGGGGCCGGGACGTCCGTTACGGCCGTCGGGACGCGCCGGAACGTGCTTGGATAAAGGCATGAAGGCACCACTGATCCGCCCCGAGGACCGCCTGGTTGCCGGCGTCTGTTCCGGGCTCGCCGGACACCTGGGCTGGTCCGTTAATCTGGTCCGCGCGCTGATGGTGCTGCTGGCAGTGTCCGGCGGCGCGGGACTGGTCCTCTACGCCTGGCTGTGGATCCTGGTCCCGACGGCGGGGGAGGCGGCGGAGAACGCCGACGCGGGGCGCAATCCCCGGAGCGTGGCGCAAAACTTCACCGGCCACCTTTCCGGAAACCCCGTCCCCGGGCGCCCCTCCACCAAGCGGGGCTGGATTGAAGCCGCAGCCGGCAGGGACGTCCTGGCAGGGCTGGCCCTGCTGGCCGTTGCCGCGGTTTTCATCGCCCAGCGGTTCGGGGCCGACATCAACTGGCGGGTCATCTTCCCCCTCGGCGCCATTGTGGCCGGCGCCGTTTTGGCCTGGTCCCAGCTTGATGAGGCCCGCCGGGCAGGACTGCTCAGCCGTGCCGGCGCCGACCGGCGGTCCGGCCTCCTGCGCCTGGCGGCGGGATTGCTGCTGGTTGTTGTAGGCGTGCTCCTGATGGTCTCCGGAGCACTGGCCTGGGATGTGCTGTTTGCGGGACTGCTCGCCGCGGGTGCTGTCCTGGCCGGGGTCGCTCTTGTTTTCGCCCCCTGGGCGGTCAAATACTGGCGTGAGCTGGAGACGGAACGGGCTGGCCGGATCCGCGAACGCGAGCGCGCCGAGATCGCCGCCCACCTGCACGATTCCGTCCTGCAGACCCTGGCACTGATCCAAAACCGTGCCGGTTCCGAGCAGGACGTGGTGCGCCTGGCCCGTGCGCAGGAACGGGAGCTGCGGCGCTGGCTTTACGCCGACGACCCACGCGCCCCCGGGCAGCTGTCGGATTCCATCGCAGCTGTTGCAGCTGCGGTCGAGGATGAATACGGGTATCCGGTGGAAGTGGTGACGGTGGGGGATGCTCCGCTGGACGCTGCCACCGAAGCCCTGACCCAGGCCTCGCGGGCCGCACTCATTAACGCAGCCCAGCATGCCGGCGGTCCGGTCTCCGTCTATGTGGAGTGCACGGCGGACCGCGCCGAGATTTTCATCCGCGACCGCGGAAGCGGTTTTAACCCGGAGGCAGTACCCCCGGACCGGCTCGGCGTCCGCGAGTCCATTGTGGGACGCATGAGGCGCAACGGGGGCACCGCCGTCATCCGCAGCGGGCCGGAAGGGACTGAAGTGCGGCTGGCGCTGCCGCTGTCCCGGTCCGCGCCGGAAGCGGGCACCAACACCAATCAGACATCGGAGCACCAATGACAAGCGGCACCACCACCAACAGCGACGGCATCACTGTTAGCGACGGCATCAACGTTGTGGTCGTTGACGACCACGCCATCTTCCGGTCCGGACTCAAAGCAGACCTGGACGGCAGGCTGCGCGTGGTCGCCGAGGCGGACACTGTGGAATCTGCCGTTGCCGTTATCCGCGCCCACCGCCCCGCCGTCGTCCTCCTGGACGTGCACCTGCCCGGCGGTATTGGCGGAGGCGGCGCTGAAGTGATTGCCGGCTGCCGGGACATGCTGGGCAGCACCCGGTTCCTTGCGCTCAGTGTTTCGGACTCGGCCGAAGATGTGGTGACCGTTATCCGTGCCGGTGCCCGCGGCTACGTCACCAAAACCATTTCGGGAGCGGAGATTTCCGACGCCGTGGTGCGGGTGGCTGGCGGAGACGCCGTGTTTTCACCGCGGCTTGCGGGATTTGTCCTGGATGCTTTCGGCACCGGGGCCGTGGCGGCGGTGGACGACGAGCTGGACCGGCTATCGGCCCGTGAACTGGAAGTGATGCGGCTGATCGCCCGCGGGTACAGCTACAAGGAAGTGGCCCGGGAACTCTTCATCTCCGTGAAGACGGTCGAAACCCATGTCTCGGCCGTGCTGCGCAAGCTCCAGCTGTCCAGCCGGCATGAAATCAGCCGGTGGGCCGCCGACCGCAGGCTGCTCTAGGGAGCGGCCTGCGGTCGGCGGAAGGATCAACAGCTACTGAGCGCGGCCCAGGAATTCCTGCAGCCGGGCCATTCCGGTCGCTAGGTCCTCGTCGCCCAGGGCATAGGACAGGCGCAGGTAGCCTGAGGGACCGAACGCCTCACCGGGCACCACTGCCACTTCAACCGTTTCCAGGATCAAGGCAGCCAGTTCCGCCGAGGTCTGCGGCCGGACCGGCCCCTCCGCGCCCGGGAATTCCTTACCCAGCAGGGCCCGCACGTCCGCATAGGCGTAGAAGGCACCTTCGGGCATGGGGCAATCGACGCCGTCGATCGAGTTCAGCGCTGACACCATGGCGCGGCGGCGGCGGTCGAACGCCGTCTTCATTTCGTCCACGGCGGTCAACGGGCCGGACACGGCGGCCAGGGCAGCCATCTGGGACACGTTGGCGACGTTGGAGGACAGGTGCGACTGCAGGTTGGTGGCAGCCTTGATGACGTCAGGGGCGGCGATCATCCAGCCCACCCGCCAGCCGGTCATGGCGTAGGTCTTGGCCACGCCGTTGAGCACCACAACCTTGTCGCCCAGCTCAGGAGCCGCGGTGGCGATCGAGGTGAACTGAACGCCGTCGTACGTCAGGTGCTCGTAGATCTCATCCGTGACCACCCAAAGTCCCCGGGCCGCGGCCCAGCGGCCAATCGCGGCAACCTGCTCGGCGGGGTAAACGGCGCCCGTGGGGTTGGACGGCGAGCAGAACAGGAGCAGCTTGGTTTTGTCGGTGCAGGCAGCTTCGAGCTGCTCCACGGTCACCATGTAGCCCTGCTCCGGTCCGGCGAAGACCTCAACCGGGATGCCGCCGGCCAACCGGATGGCTTCGGGGTACGTGGTCCAGTACGGCGCCGGCAGCAGAACCTCGTCGCCGGGGTTCAGCAGCGTGGCAAAGGCTTCGTAAACGGCCTGCTTGCCGCCGTTGGTGACCAGGACCTGCGCCGGTTCCACCGCGTACCCCGAGTCCCGCAGGGTCTTCTCCGCGATGGCCTTTTTCAGCTCGGGCAGACCGCCGGCGGGGGAGTAGCGGTGAAAACGGGGATTCCGGGCGGCTTCGACCGCGGCGTCGACAATGTAGTCAGGGGTCGGGAAGTCCGGCTCGCCGGCGCCGAAGCCAATCACGGGCCGGCCGGCGGCCTTCAGCGCCTTCGCCTTGGCGTCTACGGCAAGAGTGGCGGATTCTGCGATGGAGGCGATGCGCTCTGAGATTCGGCCGGTTGAAGGCATGGCGTTCCCGTCTATGGTTGCGGTGCGGTGGTCAACCCCAGTTTAGGTGCAGGTCCCCGTGTGCACCGTTTCTTACGGCGGCAGCGGCCCCGCGCACTTGGGCGGAATCGGACCGGCACCGCGGGAAACAGCGCTCAAAATCACGTTGCCGCAGGCCCGGGACGGCCCGGTTCGACGGAACCGCAAACTTTGAGTAGACTAGACCTTCGGTGTTGAAGTCCTGACACTGGTCTGTGCCTGTCGCCGGTTCGCTGACGAGGGGCATTACCGGTAGAGTGGTTTCCTCCATAGGGTAGTGGCGCAATTGGTAGCGCAGCGGTCTCCAAAACCGCAGGTTGCAGGTTCGAGTCCTGTCTGCCCTGCGCACGGCTGTCATCACGACAGCTCAGCAGTCCTTCATGAAGCAGCAGTCCCAGCACGCGCTGCGGCTGTGAACCTAACAGATGAGTGAGGCGAAAGGTGACCGAGACAGCTGCCAGCAGCTCCAAGGGACACCCCTCCAGCGGGCCCAAGAAGCGCGGCTTCTTCGCGGCCATTGCGCTCTTCCTTCGTCAGGTTATTGCTGAACTGAAGAAGGTGGTCACACCCACCCGCAAGGAACTGCTGAGATACACCATCGTGGTTCTGGCCTTTGTGGTCGTGATGATCGTTATCGTGACAGTTCTGGATTTTGTCTTTGGTGCGGGAGCACTGTGGATCTTCGGTGAAGGCAGCGGCGAGAGCTAGCGCCCTGCCTGTGTTCCGCCCCGAGGGCAGGAACCGCAGGCCTTTGAGCTAGTGACAAACCCCATAGAGCTCTGAAGAAGAAAGCAGGAATCTACGTGTCCGAGCAAGAACTCGAATCACAGATCAATGACGAAACCGCTGATCTGGATGCCGAGGATGAAACGACCGCAGCAGACGCCGCCGAGGTGCCTGCTGAAGGCGACGCGCCGGCAGATGCCGACGAGGCCGTGAACTCTGATTCCGCAGACTCCGACGACGATTCCGAAGATTCAGCTGTGTCGGAAGACTCCGCAGAAGAGCCCGAGGAAGACCCGGCAGAAGCCTTCAAGGCCAAACTGCGCCGCCAGGAGGGTGACTGGTACGTCATCCACTCCTACGCCGGTTACGAAAACCGCGTCAAGGCAAACCTCGAGACCCGCATCCAGACCCTGGACATGGAAGATAATATCTTCGAAATCCAGGTCCCGATGGAGGAAGTCGTCGAGATCAAGAACACCACCCGCAAGATCGTCAACCGGGTTCGCATCCCCGGTTACGTGCTGGTGCGCATGGAACTTACCGACGCCTCCTGGGGCGTTGTGCGCCACACTCCCGGTGTCACGGGCTTCGTGGGCAACGCCCACAACCCGGTGCCGCTGAGCCTCAAAGAGGTTTACTCCATGCTGGAGCACACCGTGGTTTCCCCGAAGACCGAAGCCGGCAAGCCCGCGCAGGAGTCTTCGAACTACGCAGTGGACTTCGAGGTTGGCGAGCCCGTAACGGTCAACGAAGGACCGTTCGAGACGCTCCAGGCCACGATCTCCGAGATCAAGCCCGAATCCCAACAGCTGGTGGTCCTCGTGACCATCTTCGAGCGCGAGACTCCGGTGACTCTTGGCTTCGGCCAGGTCACCAAGCTGGCGTAGCACTAAAGACTTCGTTGTCTGCAGGTCCGCTTTACCCTGCCGGCAGCGTCCGGCCGCCACGCCATGGCGGCCACCAACCCGGACGGACGCTCCTGTTCCCCGGGAACATAATTTAGAGAAGGACCCTTTCATGGCCCCCAAGAAAAAGGTCACCGGCCTCATCAAGCTGCAGATCAACGCAGGTGCCGCTAACCCGGCTCCTCCGATTGGTCCGGCACTTGGCCAGCACGGTGTCAACATCATGGAATTCTGCAAGGCGTACAACGCTGCAACGGAATCCCAGCGCGGCAACGTCATCCCCGTGGAGATCACGGTCTACGAAGACCGTTCCTTCACCTTCATCACCAAGACCCCTCCGGCTGCACAGCTGATCAAGAAGGCTGCCGGCGTCGCCAAGGGTTCCGCAACCCCGCACACCGCCAAGGTTGCCAACCTGACGCAGGCCCAGGTCGAAGAGATCGCCACCATGAAGATGGAAGACCTCAACGCCAACGACGTGAAGGCTGCCGCCAAGATCATCGCCGGCACCGCCCGCTCCATGGGTATCACCGTAGAAGGCTAATTAGCCTTCACCCCGTGACGCGGGTCAGCCTGCGGAACAAACATTTACACTCATAAAAAGCCGGTCGCGCCAGCAGGCGCGACGGCGCGTGGCAGGGCCGAGCGCGGTCCGACAGACCACAACTGCACAAGGAGAAAAAGCAGATGGCAAAGCGCAGCAAAGCATATGAAGCAGCTGTAGCCAAGATCGATGCGGACAAGCTGTACGCACCGGTTGAGGCTGTAGAGCTGGCGAAGGAAACCAACCCGTCCAAGTTTGATGCCACCGTTGAGGTCGCATTCCGCCTGGGCGTCGATCCCCGTAAGGCTGACCAGATGGTCCGCGGCACGGTCAACCTGCCCCACGGTACGGGTAAGACCGCCCGCGTCCTGGTTTTCGCAACGGGCGAGAAGGCAGAGCAGGCTATTGCAGCCGGCGCTGACTTCGTTGGTTCCGACGACATGATCGAAAAGGTTGCAGCAGGCTGGGTCGACTTCGACGCCGCCGTTGCCACCCCCGACATGATGGGCAAGGTCGGCCGCCTGGGCCGTGTCCTCGGCCCGCGTAACCTCATGCCGAACCCGAAGACCGGTACGGTTACCCCGAACGTCGCCAAGGCTGTCACCGACATCAAGGGCGGAAAGATCGACTTCCGTGTCGACAAGCACTCCAACCTTCACTTCATCATCGGCAAGGTGTCCTTCGATCAGCAGAAGCTGGCCGAGAACTACGCTGCAGCCCTCGAAGAAGTTCTGCGCCTGAAGCCGTCCGCTTCCAAGGGCCGCTACATCCAGAAGGCAACCGTCTCCACCACGTTCGGCCCGGGCATCTCCGTGGACCCGGCCGTGACCAAGGTTCTTGCCGACGCGTAATTGGATTTAGGGCCTTACCGCCCGCAGGGACGCCAGCCGTCCCCTGATCCGCCAAAAGGCGGCCGCAGCTTTTGCTGCGGCCGCCTTTTGCGTATCCGCGCTCCGTTCCGGCAGGATGTGAGCCATGACTCAAACATCCGCCCTGATCGCTCCGCTGGCCATCCCCGAGACCCTGGACGCCTCGGATCCCGCCGCGGCGGACTTTATTGCGGCTGGCCGGCTGCTCAACGATCACATGCTTGAGCTGTGGGGAAACACCGATTTCCATGACACTCCGGAGACGCAGCTGGCCGGTTGCCGCACGACCCCCGTCCGGCGTCGGGTTCTCCTGGCTGCCCGCTCCGGTGAGGAAATCGTGGGGCTGGCCACTGTGGGCCTGCCGCTGGCGGACAACACGCATTCCGCGTTAATCAACGTGGTCGTCGCGCCGCACGCGCGGCGGACGGGCCTGGGATTACGGCTGCAGGCGGCGGCGGAGCAGGCCGCGGCCGCCAGCGGCAGGACAACACTCCTGGGGGAGACGGACCATCCCGCGCGGCCTGGTGGCAACGTCGGTACACTCGCACCGCAAAGCGGCACGGGCTCCATCCCGGCCGACGCCGCCGCGGCCTTTGCGCAAAAGGCCGGTTTCACGCTTGAGCAGGTGGAGCGGATCAGTGTCCTCAACGTGGCGGACGCCGCTCCCGGACAGGATGCCCTCGAAACCGCCGGCGCCGCTGCGGGCGCGGACTACGAGCTCGAGTTTTGGCGCGGATCCTGCCCGGAACACCTCGTGGATGCCTACGCCCGGCTCCGGCAAAAGATGAGCACCGACGCTCCCATGGCCGGACTAAACCTCGAAGAGGAGCACTGGGACGCGGCGCGGGTCCGGGAAACCGAGCGGAAGGCGCAGGACATGGATGCCGAGGTCCTGGTCAGCGCGGTGCGGCATGTACCCAGCGGCCAGCTCGCGGGCCACTCGATGCTCATGGTGTTCAACAGCAACCCCCTGGTCGCTTTCCAAGATGACACGCTCGTGCTCCGGGACCACCGCGGACACCGGCTTGGGCTGCTGCTCAAGACGGCCAACCTGGTGCGGCTCCGTGGAGAACTCCCTGAAGCAGTGCGCATCTGGACCTGGAATGCCGCCGAGAACAAGCACATGCTGGACATCAACGACCAGCTGGGTTTCAAGCCCGCCGGGTATTCGGGGGAATGGCAAAAGCTGCGGCCATCCCGGTAGCGCCCGCCTTGGTAAGCTCATCGTCTGACATCAGACTGTTTACCGAGAGGCATCATGATGCGAAAGACCTTGGTGGACACAGTCGCCGATCTGCTGCTGGACCGGATCATTGCGGGGGAGATCCGGCCGGGTTCGGCCCTGCCCTCGGAAGCTGACATTGCAGCTGAATCCAGCGTCAGCCGCCTGACGGTTCGGGAGGCGTTGAAGGCACTCCGGGCGCAGAACGTGGTCAGCGTCCAGCGCGGCCGCGGCACATACGTCA
This genomic interval from Arthrobacter citreus contains the following:
- a CDS encoding GNAT family N-acetyltransferase, whose protein sequence is MNLDPGTIAIIQLAWSRGLGLADDALAGAGDGSRIYSVQEQSRQVKFVRLFGREVFCGPGWAADRARGKSADELSRQTALASLSVEYGGRTVGSDRLCFADSFPGPVEPADDMAVAEDQEFAVQLERRCPPDDVAEAGLAEKEQLFILVDDSAEEPAPLAGAGYTIRNGILADISTLTMPDARRRGLGRYITSVAVEEAMAAGLIPQYRAPVDNLGAARTAAGAGFVAVGVCSEVQLSA
- a CDS encoding YgfZ/GcvT domain-containing protein, which gives rise to MTYLSPLLSRHGAVEAGGLDAGVAAHYGDPLREQRELARGNAVVDLSHRGVVTVSGPDRLSWLNTLSSQGVLDLKPGMSSELLLLSVQGRIEHDARILDDGNTAWLTVEAAEAEPLAQWLDRMKFMLRVEVADVSEEWAVVASMTPVPAWEQYQSWTDPWPNIGPGGYAYTGVPEDSHPGRDRPWHEYLIPAQELEAAIEASGRTLAGTMASEALRIAAWRPRMGAETDDKTIPHELDLIRTAVHLAKGCYKGQETVARVHNLGHPPRRLVFLQLDGSQHTLPAPGSAVLLGERKVGTVTSVAQHYEMGAVALAVVKRSADPAAELVVDDDGEPYAAAQEIIVAPDAGQVVGRAGGFLRPPRP
- a CDS encoding PspC domain-containing protein, which produces MNRFFSILRSSPIHRTKGWAGGVCAGIAQHFGWDVSVVRIVVLISFLLPFVGVWTYLAAWLLLPKSDGSIVLERWIGNR
- a CDS encoding PspC domain-containing protein — its product is MTPLPSEPDPAGNDRLPAAETSGAPTEPLPSHGAPTQPLPPHATAAGSHRIPGPESEPTPGTGTEQRPGGFFTWVRSLGVVRGGDRWIGGVASGTASRIGLDPILVRGLFVVLALFGVGLLLYGLAWAFLPEPDGRIHAEEALRGTWTTGTTGALTAIILGAGPSLWWADDGWFGGFFFWPLFWVAGVGFLIYWLSTRSRNGVSAGSTGGKSAGTVYPAGTYPAPSGFGSTGPGSTGSGSTGPGSTGSAPAGPGPAYPTPAYPARPSYPAQPGSGGYGGAPDRDARPGTMHRRTSPGGAEVALVLGAVLLTAGIILTLDYTGVMNVGSPVGVALAGAAVVNGLAIVVLGAMGRSSGVLGLTAVVVVVSAAATGSGIGSYANVVVANQADWAPDSTQPATGGYALAAGDGELDLRYLSDAGRSSVEVPVTVAASDMTILVPNDIPVLVRTDMLAGNVAINDGDSVTESGSIWRSSERKLNGTGTDPLVVHVKGFASNVLVTVNESDLER
- a CDS encoding ankyrin repeat domain-containing protein, whose protein sequence is MTPEPRPEIDDDIIELAGLVFDAARAGDTDGIRGYLDAGVPVNLTNGSGDTLVMLASYHGHEELTALLVERGADVNTQNDRGQTPLAGAVFKGYTGIFCILLEGGADPDSGSPSARETAGFFKRQEMLDLLP
- a CDS encoding PspC domain-containing protein produces the protein MKAPLIRPEDRLVAGVCSGLAGHLGWSVNLVRALMVLLAVSGGAGLVLYAWLWILVPTAGEAAENADAGRNPRSVAQNFTGHLSGNPVPGRPSTKRGWIEAAAGRDVLAGLALLAVAAVFIAQRFGADINWRVIFPLGAIVAGAVLAWSQLDEARRAGLLSRAGADRRSGLLRLAAGLLLVVVGVLLMVSGALAWDVLFAGLLAAGAVLAGVALVFAPWAVKYWRELETERAGRIRERERAEIAAHLHDSVLQTLALIQNRAGSEQDVVRLARAQERELRRWLYADDPRAPGQLSDSIAAVAAAVEDEYGYPVEVVTVGDAPLDAATEALTQASRAALINAAQHAGGPVSVYVECTADRAEIFIRDRGSGFNPEAVPPDRLGVRESIVGRMRRNGGTAVIRSGPEGTEVRLALPLSRSAPEAGTNTNQTSEHQ
- a CDS encoding 6-phosphofructokinase, translated to MKIGILTSGGDCPGLNAVIRGAVLKGIKVHDQEFVGFLDGWRGVVDGDIIDLPRTSVRGISKQGGTILGTSRTNPFDGPNGGPEKIKATMDRLGVDAIIAIGGEGTLAAAQRLTDAGLNIVGVPKTVDNDLDATDYTFGFDTAVQIATEAIDRLRTTGESHHRCMVAEVMGRHVGWIALHSGMAAGAHAILIPENPQSLDQIAEWVTQARDRGRAPLVVVAEGFVTTDMESPHSERGLDAFGRPRLGGIGELLAPEIEARTGIETRATVLGHIQRGGVPTAYDRVLATRLGMAAIDSVIDGLWGTMVSLHGTDIVHVGFEKALDNLKTVPQRRYDEASILFG
- a CDS encoding response regulator transcription factor, translated to MTSGTTTNSDGITVSDGINVVVVDDHAIFRSGLKADLDGRLRVVAEADTVESAVAVIRAHRPAVVLLDVHLPGGIGGGGAEVIAGCRDMLGSTRFLALSVSDSAEDVVTVIRAGARGYVTKTISGAEISDAVVRVAGGDAVFSPRLAGFVLDAFGTGAVAAVDDELDRLSARELEVMRLIARGYSYKEVARELFISVKTVETHVSAVLRKLQLSSRHEISRWAADRRLL